A window of Longispora fulva contains these coding sequences:
- a CDS encoding S8 family serine peptidase, whose product MISLTLGATAVALTSIPSMSEAAAQGPTGTYIVQLVGEPVAAAKPDGDTRLDSHSAAAKQRSGLLAQNRTQVLKSVPGVKKLYDYQYTFNGFAARMTPEQAAKMAGTPGVSAVIKDEARTLDTVSTPRFLGLDGATGAWNKQFGDVSHAGEGVIVGVVDSGIRTDSPSFAALPEPRPDQAIIDSKWHGTCDPTITCNNKVIGAHWYLSGFAVPEEHRSPLDFDGHGSHTASTAAGNNNVTAVVNGVPVGQISGMAPAARVAAYKVCWEVGGGNASCSTADSVAAIDQATADGVDVINFSISGSLTTNVDPVAIAFYNAAKAGVFVSASAGNSGDQGASSNAHNAPWITTVAASTHDRLWSAKATLGNGVTYTGVGLGPVVPSAPLIASAAAAKAGADANQARLCFTGTLDPAKAAGKIVVCDRGTNGRTDKSAEVKAAGGVGMLLLNVTPNSLNADFHFVPTVHLDNVSGAAVRAYLAGTASPTAAFAAGTPVAGRAPEMAAFSSKGPGRISNGDLLKPDLTAPGVDVLAAVSPDSSNGNGFGTLSGTSMSSPHVAGLGALLKSKHQDWGPMAIKSALMTTAGQVDNTGAPIQRDGANANPFDFGAGHVKPANAFDPGLVYESTYNDWDRFVCATEDALKVNCDDVPKRDASNLNYPTIAIGDLPGVQTVTRRVTNVTDTNAIYHLDVEAPPGFTVEVTPTKLVVPAHSHDDYKVKFTRTTAPFNEFQFGSLTWHDKPGHKVRSAIALRATPVSVAKEIVGTSTSGSRDLGVDTAFAGTVTASVNGLAAANTTPLLLKNPTSGSFDTANPMTSDHTGKVVVTVPAGADLLKFATFAGEYPDGTDVDLFAYLQTPGGLVQVGNSGGPDASESISLTAPAAGTYEIYVDLFSLGMGHSDVTINGYDWVLSGSAGNASVTPSSQRSRVGGFVTFTLNWAGLEAGKHYLGFVTYGDGTKAVGGTTVRVDP is encoded by the coding sequence TTGATTTCCCTCACGCTCGGAGCCACCGCCGTGGCTCTGACCTCGATCCCGTCGATGTCCGAGGCCGCGGCCCAGGGCCCGACGGGTACCTATATCGTCCAGCTCGTCGGCGAGCCGGTCGCGGCGGCCAAGCCCGACGGCGACACCCGGCTGGACAGCCACAGCGCGGCAGCCAAGCAGCGCAGCGGCCTGCTCGCCCAGAACCGGACCCAGGTGCTCAAGTCGGTGCCCGGGGTGAAGAAGCTGTACGACTACCAGTACACCTTCAACGGTTTCGCGGCCCGGATGACCCCCGAGCAGGCGGCCAAGATGGCCGGCACCCCCGGCGTCTCCGCCGTCATCAAGGACGAGGCCCGCACGCTCGACACCGTCTCCACCCCGAGGTTCCTCGGGCTGGACGGCGCGACCGGCGCGTGGAACAAGCAGTTCGGCGACGTCAGCCACGCCGGTGAGGGCGTCATCGTCGGCGTCGTCGACAGCGGCATCCGCACCGACAGCCCGAGCTTCGCCGCCCTCCCGGAGCCCCGCCCGGACCAGGCGATCATCGACAGCAAGTGGCACGGCACCTGCGACCCGACCATCACCTGCAACAACAAGGTGATCGGCGCGCACTGGTACCTGTCGGGCTTCGCCGTTCCCGAGGAGCACCGCTCCCCGCTGGACTTCGACGGCCACGGCTCGCACACCGCCAGCACCGCCGCCGGCAACAACAACGTGACCGCCGTGGTCAACGGCGTGCCCGTCGGCCAGATCTCCGGCATGGCCCCGGCCGCTCGCGTCGCGGCCTACAAGGTCTGCTGGGAGGTCGGGGGCGGCAACGCCAGCTGCTCGACCGCAGACTCGGTCGCGGCCATCGACCAGGCGACCGCCGACGGCGTCGACGTGATCAACTTCTCGATCAGCGGTTCGCTGACCACCAACGTCGACCCGGTCGCCATCGCGTTCTACAACGCGGCCAAGGCCGGCGTGTTCGTCTCCGCGTCCGCCGGCAACTCCGGCGACCAGGGCGCGAGCTCCAACGCGCACAACGCGCCGTGGATCACCACGGTCGCCGCGAGCACCCACGACCGGCTCTGGTCGGCCAAGGCCACCCTGGGCAACGGCGTCACCTACACCGGCGTCGGCCTCGGCCCGGTCGTGCCGTCGGCCCCGTTGATCGCCTCGGCCGCCGCGGCCAAGGCCGGCGCGGACGCCAACCAGGCCCGGCTGTGCTTCACCGGTACCCTCGACCCGGCCAAGGCCGCGGGCAAGATCGTCGTGTGTGACCGGGGCACCAACGGTCGGACCGACAAGAGCGCCGAGGTCAAGGCAGCCGGCGGTGTCGGCATGCTCCTGCTGAACGTCACCCCGAACTCGCTGAACGCCGACTTCCACTTCGTGCCGACCGTGCACCTGGACAACGTGTCCGGCGCGGCCGTGCGGGCCTACCTGGCCGGCACCGCCTCTCCGACCGCCGCGTTCGCCGCCGGTACCCCGGTGGCCGGTCGCGCACCGGAGATGGCGGCGTTCTCCTCCAAGGGACCGGGCCGGATCTCCAACGGTGACCTGCTCAAGCCCGACCTCACCGCCCCCGGTGTCGACGTGCTCGCCGCGGTCTCCCCGGACAGCAGCAACGGCAACGGGTTCGGCACGCTGTCCGGCACGTCCATGTCCAGCCCGCACGTGGCCGGCCTGGGCGCGCTGCTCAAGAGCAAGCACCAGGACTGGGGCCCGATGGCCATCAAGTCCGCCCTGATGACCACCGCCGGCCAGGTCGACAACACCGGCGCGCCGATCCAGCGGGACGGCGCCAACGCCAACCCGTTCGACTTCGGCGCCGGGCACGTCAAGCCGGCCAACGCGTTCGACCCGGGCCTGGTGTACGAGTCGACCTACAACGACTGGGACCGCTTCGTCTGCGCCACCGAGGACGCCCTCAAGGTGAACTGCGACGACGTGCCCAAGCGTGACGCCAGCAACCTGAACTACCCGACGATCGCGATCGGCGACCTGCCCGGGGTGCAGACCGTCACCCGGCGGGTCACCAACGTGACCGACACCAACGCGATCTACCACCTCGACGTCGAGGCCCCGCCCGGCTTCACCGTGGAGGTCACCCCGACCAAGCTGGTCGTCCCGGCGCACAGCCACGACGACTACAAGGTCAAGTTCACCCGGACGACCGCCCCGTTCAACGAGTTCCAGTTCGGCTCGCTGACCTGGCACGACAAGCCCGGCCACAAGGTCCGCAGCGCCATCGCCCTGCGGGCGACCCCGGTCAGCGTGGCCAAGGAGATCGTGGGCACCTCGACCTCCGGCAGCCGTGACCTGGGCGTGGACACCGCGTTCGCCGGTACCGTCACCGCCTCCGTCAACGGTCTGGCCGCCGCGAACACGACCCCGCTGCTGCTGAAGAACCCGACCAGCGGGTCCTTCGACACGGCGAACCCGATGACCAGCGACCACACCGGCAAGGTCGTCGTGACCGTGCCCGCCGGCGCTGACCTGCTGAAGTTCGCGACGTTCGCCGGCGAGTACCCGGACGGCACCGACGTGGACCTGTTCGCCTACCTGCAGACCCCGGGCGGCCTCGTCCAGGTCGGCAACAGCGGCGGGCCGGACGCCTCGGAGTCGATCTCGCTGACGGCCCCGGCCGCCGGCACGTACGAGATCTACGTCGACCTGTTCAGCCTCGGGATGGGCCACTCCGACGTGACCATCAACGGGTACGACTGGGTCCTGTCCGGCAGCGCCGGCAATGCCTCGGTCACCCCGTCGAGCCAGCGTTCCCGGGTCGGTGGCTTCGTCACCTTCACCCTGAACTGGGCTGGCCTGGAGGCCGGCAAGCACTACCTGGGCTTCGTGACCTACGGCGACGGCACCAAGGCCGTCGGCGGCACGACGGTGCGGGTCGACCCGTAA